The Plasmodium sp. gorilla clade G2 genome assembly, chromosome: 6 genome has a segment encoding these proteins:
- a CDS encoding coatomer alpha subunit, putative — protein MLVKCETKSQRVKSISFHPKINMILAGLHNGVIQLWDYRIGILIDKFEEHEGPVRGIDFHNVQPLFVSGADDYLIKVWNIHLKKCVFNLVGHLDYIRKVQFHQEYPWILSASDDQTIRIWNWQSRVCIAILTGHNHYVMCAEFHPNMDYIVSCSLDKTLRVWDIKLLREKNVISKGDHLDNNYNNNNIIGSNIMNNNTYYSNNYMHPLNDKPYGLSKNIYNSDFLSNHHHHNNNNNISTSGVGNSYSFISNQQSINMFGASDAVCKFILEGHEKGVNCCTFHHNLPLIASGSDDKLIKIWRFNDSKCWELDTLRGHFNNVSSLVFHRTNDDLLLSNSEDHTIRIWDINKRSCIHTFRRENDRFWILSFKINSNLIAAGHDSGMVIFKFHKEKCPYDKYEQFLFYCKDKQICLYDIIKDTNTTLCPVRKYGNVMSNGYHQLIYNQFCITHIAIIFIYKEDLINCPNGSSNHDDEMDDDEEYNNNNNKNNKNKNNNNNTNQQQYYSFDLIVWENRNALMNNYNNNNNNYNNNISNNSNNYNNPNNASSSSFNFFKPWSSKKDHSIKNNSNNKNNINHNNNNNLNNVNCGDNAKYIIKNKYCCFATFISRNKYIFVERKNNNNYVLNIHNIPDDSLYKKIEVPFKVDRVHSLNNNRIIIFGEHHIYLYDMNMKKILNEIHHTDSIISVEVIKDYIAFVFKYNIVITTIDLQHLSTVHEYIRIKSGIWDERKKNNSNVFIYNTLSHLKYILINGEKGLIKYMDETVYLFKIYNNHLYYINRQENVKNILLNDTEYLFKMCLINNDENMAYQYLNIANKKKKTNITNSNNNNNSNNNNSSVVVPLNEKKKLYFSYNLIGYIKKKGFANLAVQMVNNNNTLFNLSIQLGHLNNALKAAKKIDKTHIWNILSVHALMLGNFEIAEYSLQRTKAYDKLSFLYFFSGHIEKLKKMLSISMIRNDFISIFLNSLYLGDIEQRINIFIQQNQLNLAFLCSHLYNIPINLSDKQCEFDINDCNYCPKKSFYLSPPIPIIKIDDISNTSHKTFNNNILSSNDNIINANQTQNDTHNLNKDKISDTQINLANNILWNNSYNWPVINYEQAHYKFNTQTESNQQPYGYVNDIKNADYNGNINYKDQELNNIVNKGNLSHAHMTNISTIERNVNNNDSYNEVNKFEGKSDFSDENDIWKNDVNDEDINIMDLDIEENEKILNKKVLKIERRENILQQLLKRSGKIIDFIRTGNISTSLKLISKKYGIVNMQPFKPIIKNIYISTYVYITPIQNLEPLKIPLHMNENNINNIFITKHFLYTQIKKAHKLVTLGKFTQALNLFRNILYHMIFVDTNENEKDLYDYLEMVISYILAMRLEEERNVTSTSDPRRSLELMAYFTCCSLQNSHLYLVLRRGMGLAWKAQNFVTAGSFAKRLINGNYENIKGAEEEIVKAKKILLMCEQKSTEHFDIDYDPNDYNHMKICCVSLTRIKAKDEVVMCPYCQSIAKKEFTSTICPNCLVAKLGIKALGFDFLNKNI, from the exons ATGTTGGTAAAATGTGAAACGAAAAGTCAACGCGTGAAGAGCATTTCGTTTCATCCTAAGATTAATATGATTCTTGCTGGTTTACATAATGGGGTAATACAACTGTGGGATTATCGTATAGGTATTTTAATAGATAAGTTTGAAGAGCATGAAGGACCTGTGAGAGGTATAGATTTTCATAATGTGCAACCATTGTTTGTAAGTGGTGCTGATGATTATTTGATAAAAGTATGgaatattcatttaaaaaagtGTGTATTTAATTTGGTTGGTCATTTAGATTATATTAGAAAAGTTCAATTCCATCAAGAATATCCATGGATATTATCAGCATCTGATGATCAAACAATAAGAATATGGAATTGGCAGAGTCGTGTTTGTATAGCTATATTGACAGGACATAATCATTATGTTATGTGTGCAGAATTTCATCCGAATATGGATTATATTGTATCATGTAGTTTAGATAAAACATTAAGAGTATGGGATATTAAATTGttaagagaaaaaaatgttatatcgAAAGGTGACCATCTAGACaataattacaataataataatattattggtagtaatattatgaataataatacatattatagtaataattatatgcaCCCTTTAAACGATAAACCTTATGgattatcaaaaaatatttataattccgattttttatcaaaccatcatcatcataataataataataatattagtacTAGTGGTGTTGGGAAttcttattcttttatatcaaaTCAACAAAGTATTAATATGTTTGGAGCTTCAGATGCTGTatgtaaatttattttagAAGGTCATGAGAAAGGTGTTAATTGTTGTACTTTTCATCATAATTTACCACTTATAGCATCAGGTTCAGatgataaattaataaaaatatggagATTTAATGATAGTAAATGCTGGGAATTAGATACATTAAGAGGCCATTTTAATAATGTATCAAGTCTGGTTTTTCATAGAACTAAtgatgatttattattaagtAATAGTGAAGATCATACTATACGAATATGGGATATTAATAAACGTTCATGTATTCATACATTTAGAAGAGAAAATGATCGCTTCTGGATTCtatcatttaaaataaattcaaaTCTAATTGCAGCTGGACATGATTCTGGTATGGTCATATTTAAATTTCATAAAGAAAAATGtccatatgataaatatgaacaattcttattttattgtaaagataaacaaatatgtttatatgatataataaaagatacTAATACAACATTATGTCCTGTCAGAAAATATGGTAATGTTATGTCCAATGGATATCatcaattaatatataatcaatTCTGTATAACACATATtgctattatatttatatataaagaagatCTTATCAATTGTCCTAATGGATCATCTAATCATGACGATGAAATGGATGACgatgaagaatataataataataataataaaaataataaaaataaaaataataataataataccaaTCAACAACAGTATTATTCATTTGATTTAATTGTTTGGGAGAATAGAAATGCCcttatgaataattataataataataataataattataataataatattagtaataatagtaataattataataatccaAATAATGCTTCTTCCtcatcttttaatttttttaaaccgTGGTCATCAAAAAAAGATCATtccataaaaaataacagcaataacaaaaataacatcaatcataataataataataatcttaATAATGTTAATTGTGGTGATAATgctaaatatattattaaaaataaatactgCTGCTTTGCTACTTTCATCtcaagaaataaatatatttttgtagaaagaaaaaataataataattatgttttaaatatacataatattccTGATGatagtttatataaaaaaattgaagtGCCATTTAAAGTAGATCGAGTTCATTCtttgaataataatagaatCATAATATTCGGTGaacatcatatatatctttatgatatgaatatgaaaaaaattttaaatgaaataCATCACACAGATTCTATCATATCTGTTGAAGTTATAAAAGATTATATAGcttttgtttttaaatataatattgttataaCTACTATAGATTTACAACATCTATCTACAGTACATGAATATATACGTATTAAAAGTGGTATATGGGATgaacgaaaaaaaaataattcaaatgtatttatttataatactcTTAGTCatctaaaatatattttaataaatgggGAGAAAGGATTAATCAAATATATGGATGAAAcagtttatttatttaaaatatataataatcatttgtattatataaataggcaagaaaatgttaaaaatatattattgaatGATACAgagtatttatttaaaatgtgtttaataaataatgatgagaATATGGCATatcaatatttaaatatagccaacaagaaaaaaaaaacaaatattacaaatagtaataataataataatagtaataataataatagtagtgtTGTTGTTCCTTtgaatgaaaagaaaaaattatattttagcTACAATTTAAtaggatatattaaaaaaaaaggttttGCTAATCTAGCAGTACAAAtggttaataataataatacgttatttaatttatcaatACAACTAGGACATTTAAATAATGCTTTAAAAGCTGCTAAGAAAATTGATAAAACACATATATGGAATATATTAAGTGTACATGCATTAATGTTAGGAAATTTTGAAATTGCTGAATATTCATTACAAAGAACTAAAGCATATGACAAattatcctttttatatttcttcagTGGTCatattgaaaaattaaaaaagatgtTATCTATATCAATGATAAGAAATGATTTTATctccatatttttaaattcattatatttaggTGATATAGAACaaagaattaatatattcatacaaCAGAATCAACTTAATTTAGCCTTTCTATGttctcatttatataatataccaaTAAATCTATCAGATAAACAATGTGAATTTGATATTAATGATTGTAATTATTGTCCAAAAAAATCTTTTTATCTTAGTCCTCCTATtccaataataaaaattgatGACATTTCAAATACTTCTCACAAaacttttaataataatattttatcatccaatgataatattataaatgccAATCAAACACAAAATGATAcccataatttaaataaggATAAAATAAGTGATACACAAATAAATTTagcaaataatattttatggaATAATTCTTATAACTGGCCAGTAATAAATTATGAACAAGCACATTATAAATTCAACACACAAACAGAATCAAATCAACAACCATATGGATatgtaaatgatataaaaaatgcaGATTATaatggaaatataaattataaagatcAAGAGCTAAACAATATTGTAAACAAAGGTAACCTATCACATGCACATATGACAAATATATCAACAATAGAAagaaatgtaaataataatgattcaTACAATGAAGTAAATAAGTTTGAAGGTAAAAGTGATTTTTCagatgaaaatgatatatgGAAGAATGATGTAAATGATgaggatataaatataatggatttagatatagaagaaaatgaaaagatattaaataaaaaagttttaaaaatagaaaggagagaaaatattttacaacAGTTATTAAAAAGAAGTGGTAAAATTATAGATTTTATAAGAACTGGAAATATATCAACatctttaaaattaatatcaaaaaaatatggaattGTTAATATGCAACCATTTAAAccaattataaaaaatatttatatatctacatatgtatatattacacCAATACAAAATTTGGAACCATTAAAAATACCTTTAcatatgaatgaaaataatataaataatatttttattactaaaCATTTCTTATATACTCAAATTAAAAAAGCACATAAATTAGTAACCTTAGGAAAATTTACACAAGCACTTAATCtttttagaaatatattatatcatatgatATTTGTAGatacaaatgaaaatgaaaaagatttatatgattatctAGAAATGGTAATAAGTTATATATTAGCTATGAGACTAGAAGAAGAAAGAAATGTAACTTCAACATCTGATCCTAGAAGAAGTTTGGAATTAATGGCATATTTTACCTGTTGTTCCTTGCAAAATTCGCACTTATATTTGGTATTAAGAAGAGGCATGGGTTTAGCTTGGAAGGCTCAAAATTTTGTAACAGCTGGATcg tTTGCTAAACGATTAATCAATggaaattatgaaaatattaaaggaGCAGAAGAAGAAATTGTTAAAGcaaaaaagatattattaatgtGTGAACAAAAAAGTACAGAACATTTTGATATTGATTATGATCCAAATGATTATA ATCATATGAAAATATGTTGTGTTAGCTTAACCAGAATAAAAGCAAAGGATGAAGTTGTTATGTGTCCATATTGTCAATCCATAGCAAAAAAAGAATTCACATCAACCATATGTCCAAATTGTCTTGTTGCAAAATTGGGAATAaag GCACTTGGATTCgactttttaaataaaaacatcTAA
- a CDS encoding glutaredoxin-like protein, with the protein MEFIKVEEQKKYIEENNGYQLFYINSSTSAEYNSHIDILKIMLEDYSSVLKIYVINDVDDNNKYEFQFYEKSQLIKNFINTNIGSITSFLRKYMQTITNNEKAEEKNKETDKQKDNEKYTEKEIIKRIQSLLKNNKIILFMKGTKTYPQCKFSNAVIFMLNSLKIKYETFNILEDSDIRTYLKIYSSWPTYPQLYINTELIGGHDIIKAMYDNNELDLIIPDDCFEE; encoded by the coding sequence atggagtTTATCAAGGTTGAGGAgcaaaagaaatatatagaagaaaataatggatatcaattattttatataaattcgAGTACTTCTGCAGAATATAATTCtcatatagatatattaaaaataatgttagAAGATTATTCTAGTGTTCTTAagatatatgttataaatgatgtggatgataataataaatatgaatttcAGTTTTATGAGAAATCacaattaattaaaaattttatcaaTACGAATATAGGAAGTATAACATCttttttaagaaaatatatgcaGACCATaacaaataatgaaaaagcagaagaaaaaaataaggaaacAGATAAGCAAAAAGATAATGAGAAATATacagaaaaagaaattattaaaagaatacaaagtcttttaaaaaataacaaaattattttatttatgaagGGAACGAAAACATATCCACAATGTAAATTTAGTAATGCAGTTATATTCATGTTAAATagtttgaaaataaaatatgaaacatttaatatattagaagATTCTGATATTAGAACCtacttaaaaatatattcaagtTGGCCTACATATCCACagctatatataaatactgaATTGATAGGTGGtcatgatattataaaagctatgtatgataataatgaactTGATTTGATAATACCGGATGACTGTTTTgaggaataa
- a CDS encoding translation initiation factor IF-2, putative, which produces MSKNKKGKKKEDLDAILAELGIEEKREDDVKANENEENEPTKISKSKKKKEKQKQKKEQMKNKEEGGKDDEKGIDDDKNVDGEKDVDDKKNVDDKKDVDDKKDVDDKKDIDDNQKEGDNQNDADAQKKKKNKKKKDKEKKSVGGATGGMSEIAKAAAERLRLLKEYEEKKKEEERLKKEEEEERIRKEEEEKERKRIAKLEKKMQLKKEGKLLSAKAKEEKKKNEIYLKQLKESGLLIEPREKSKSEFINLDINKTKLLLKKKKTKSIMVPASNNNNLNDDDTNNKQMLSNSSLKLNDEDELQGSQKVDEKDIVLDNWEDFLHIDEAKKKEQEEIERKEKERKEKEKEEREKERKSILNSGGSSMLHGRKSFHIKNDILMRKGNKKKMDNELDDDDNNEYRSAIVCILGHVDTGKTKLLDKLRHTNVQDNEAGGITQQIGATFFPKDILDKEIKKIDDSIKCLSKGIMIIDTPGHESFYNLRKRGSSLCDIAILVIDLMHGLEQQTKESIQILKQRNCPFVIALNKIDRLYMWNKNDWSPFNNTFKKQKPDTQEEFHDRLKNIINELSEQGLNCQLYWENMNPRKYVSIVPTSAITGEGIADLIMVLVKLTQTFMLKNIQYHDKLECTVLEVKNIEGLGTTIDVILTNGILRESDTIVLCGINGPIVTVIRALLTPQPLKELRIKNEYIHHKYIKACIGVKISANNLEEVLCGTSLFVVNNLEEEEEYKKKVMTDVSDVFNHVDKTGVGLYVMASTLGSLEALLIFLNDSKIPVFGVNIGTIQKKDVKKASIMREKGRPEYAVILAFDVKIDPEAEKEAALLGVEIMQKDIIYHLFDSFTAYLKKIEEEKKQSKITDAIFPCELSIINDCIFNKKDPIVIGVRVECGQLKIGTPLFIPEKNIKIGNVVSVQSNKKNFDKARKGDEVCIKICGEPHVTYGKHFDSTQKIYSKITRESIDILKEYFRSELTMEDWKLVVQLKKIFNIV; this is translated from the coding sequence atgagcaaaaataaaaaggggAAAAAGAAGGAAGATCTCGATGCTATTTTAGCTGAATTAGGaattgaagaaaaaagaGAAGATGATGTAAAAgcaaatgaaaatgaagagaATGAACCTACAAAAATATCCAAGtccaaaaagaaaaaagaaaaacagaaacaaaaaaaagaacaaatgaaaaataaagaagaaggTGGAAAGGATGATGAAAAAGGTATAGAcgatgataaaaatgtagATGGTGAAAAAGATGTggatgacaaaaaaaatgtgGATGACAAAAAAGATGTggatgataaaaaagatgTGGATGACAAAAAAGATATTGATGATAACCAAAAGGAAGGTGATAATCAGAATGATGCTGATGCacagaaaaagaaaaaaaacaaaaagaaaaaagataaagaaaaaaaatcagTAGGAGGTGCTACAGGAGGTATGTCTGAAATAGCCAAAGCAGCTGCTGAAAGATTAAGgttattaaaagaatatgaagagaaaaagaaagaagaagaaagattaaaaaaagaagaagaagaagaaagaattagaaaagaagaagaagaaaaagaaagaaaaagaattgctaaattagaaaaaaaaatgcaattaaaaaaagaaggtaAATTATTAAGTGCTAAAGCTaaagaagagaaaaaaaaaaatgaaatatatttaaaacaatTGAAAGAATCAGGTTTGTTAATAGAACCTAGAGAAAAAAGTAAATctgaatttataaatttggatataaataaaacaaaattattattaaaaaagaaaaaaacgaAATCAATAATGGTACCAgcatcaaataataataatttaaatgatgatgatacaaataataaacaaatgtTATCTAACAGTAGCctaaaattaaatgatgaagatgaattGCAAGGTTCTCAAAAAGTTGATGAAAAAGATATTGTGTTGGATAATTGGGAAGACTTTTTACATATAGATGAAGCAAAGAAAAAGGAGCAAGAAGAAAttgaaagaaaagaaaaagaaagaaaagaaaaagaaaaagaagaaagagAAAAAGAAAGGAAATCTATTCTAAATAGTGGTGGTAGTAGTATGCTTCATGGTAGGAAAagttttcatataaaaaatgatatattaatgagaaaaggaaataaaaaaaaaatggataatGAAttagatgatgatgataataatgaatatagaTCTGCTATAGTTTGTATATTAGGTCATGTAGATACaggaaaaacaaaattattagaTAAATTAAGACATACAAATGTACAAGATAATGAAGCAGGTGGTATAACACAACAAATAGGAGCCACATTTTTTCCAAAAGATATATtagataaagaaataaaaaaaattgatgatTCTATAAAATGTTTATCAAAAGGTATTATGATAATAGATACACCTGGACATGaatctttttataatttaagaaAACGAGGTTCATCCTTATGTGATATAGCTATCTTGGTTATAGATTTAATGCATGGTCTAGAACAACAGACAAAAGAATCTAttcaaatattaaaacaaaGAAATTGTCCATTTGTTATAgctttaaataaaatagacAGATTATATATGTGGAATAAAAATGACTGGTCACcatttaataatacatttaaaaaacaaaaaccaGATACACAAGAAGAATTTCATGAtagattaaaaaatataataaacgaATTATCAGAACAAGGATTAAATTGTCAATTATACTGGGAAAATATGAACCCAAGAAAATATGTATCTATAGTACCAACAAGTGCAATAACAGGTGAAGGTATTGCAGATTTAATTATGGTATTAGTAAAACTAACTCAAACTtttatgttaaaaaatattcaatatCATGATAAATTAGAATGTACTGTATTAgaagtaaaaaatattgaaggACTAGGAACAACCATAGATGTAATTTTGACAAATGGTATATTAAGAGAATCTGATACTATTGTTCTATGTGGAATAAATGGACCCATAGTAACTGTAATTAGAGCATTGTTAACACCACAACCTTTAAAAGAATtaagaattaaaaatgaatatatacatcataaatatattaaagcaTGTATAGGAGTTAAAATTTCTGCAAATAATTTAGAAGAAGTCTTATGTGGTACATCATTATTTGTTGTAAATAAtttagaagaagaagaagaatataaaaagaaagtcATGACAGATGTATCCGATGTATTTAATCATGTAGATAAAACAGGTGTTGGTTTATATGTTATGGCTAGTACTTTAGGTTCATTAGAAgcattattaatttttctaaatGATTCCAAAATTCCAGTTTTTGGAGTAAATATAGGAActattcaaaaaaaagatgTAAAAAAAGCTAGTATCATGAGAGAAAAAGGAAGACCTGAATATGCTGTAATATTAGCATTCGATGTAAAAATTGATCCAGAAGCTGAAAAAGAAGCAGCTCTTTTAGGTGTAGAAATTATgcaaaaagatataatatatcatctatTCGATTCTTTTACtgcatatttaaaaaaaatagaagaagaaaaaaaacaaagcaAAATTACAGATGCTATATTTCCTTGTGAACTATCAATTATCAATGattgtatatttaataaaaaagatccAATAGTTATAGGAGTAAGAGTAGAATGTGGTCAACTCAAAATTGGAACACCTCTTTTTATAcctgaaaaaaatattaaaataggTAATGTAGTAAGTGTTcaaagtaataaaaaaaatttcgaTAAAGCTAGAAAAGGAGATGAAGTCTGTATTAAAATATGTGGTGAACCACATGTAACATATGGAAAACATTTTGATTCAACACAAAAAATTTATAGCAAAATTACAAGAGAAAGTATAGATATTCTCAAAGAATATTTTAGAAGTGAACTAACAATGGAAGATTGGAAACTCGTAGTACAgctcaaaaaaatatttaacattgtataa
- a CDS encoding MYND finger protein, putative, which translates to MNISDIEFLNYVTNIKNMDILQLFSKEWMTYHEHIVYINIYLHNHKDIIDITQDERMNVILKRFEIILRDLIKIYFIRFLYFEKKEENISIINKNEKIQSENIMDEDTLNHIRISSYILMYHELSLLNIIEFILYSDYVYDHIETYMINIISYVYSNLISFLGTKSEQYFVKPISEMFINEMVLEEEDNTYNVDKLKIYLNIINILRNITDRIHLLNNTVVNKIVDYDMLLILIPLIEKKPWRHQNYVFEKNEWIRTDDHTLCSVEKQLWLILYTLILSDSCQQKYEMTNYRRNNILKLRKYMNEHMYEQLPPIKSLHTFIEHLYISTSIFPDKKNSYLMIDVVPEIFDEIKNDVLKNKKDIMSLFNNIRIKKELLKNISEVYLSIYEFDQENKRNKNKSSEKEEHQKIINQEKEKINETEKKQNDVECYLCNNCKGLAELQCSQCKKTYYCSKECQMKDWINHRDVCSNNL; encoded by the exons atgaatattagCGATATAGAATTCTTGAATTATGTGactaatataaaaaatatggatatCCTACAACTGTTCTCAAAgga ATGGATGACATATCATGAACATATagtttatattaatatatatctacatAACCATAAAGATATTATAGATATTACACAAGATGAAAGAATGAATGTTATTTTGAAAAGG TTTGAAATTATCCTGAgagatttaataaaaatttatttcattcgctttctatattttgaaaagaaagaagaaaatatttctataattaataaaaatgagaaaatacAATCTGAAAATATAATGGATGAAGATACATTGAATCATATTCGTATATCTAGTTATATATTG aTGTATCATGAATTGTCCCTTTTGAATATAATCGAATTTATCTTATATTCTGATTACGTTTATGATCATATAGAGACTTACATGATAAACATCATATCATACGTATATTCGAATTTAATATCATTCCTAGGAAC GAAATCAGAGCAATATTTTGTGAAACCCATAAGCGAAATGTTCATAAATGag ATGGTAttagaagaagaagataatacatataatgttGACAagctaaaaatatatctcaatataataaatatacttCGCAATATTACTGATAGAATTCACCTTTTGAATAATACTGTTGTAAATAAAATAGTAGATTACg acatgttattaattttaatcccacttattgaaaaaaaaccATGGAGACATCAAAATTATGTGTTCGAAAAAAATGa ATGGATAAGAACAGATGATCATACATTATGTAGTGTTGAAAAACAA CTATGgctaatattatatactctCATATTAAGCGATTCATGCCAAcaaaa GTATGAAATGACTAATTATAGAAGGAACAATATTCTTAAG TTGAGgaaatatatgaatgaaCATATGTATGAACAACTTCCCCCCATTAAATCTCTTCATACATTTATAGAA catttatatatatccacaAGCATTTTTCCTGATAAAAAGAATTCCTACCTTATGATCGACgtg GTCCCAGAAATCtttgatgaaataaaaaatgacgtattgaaaaacaaaaaagatataatgtcattattcaataatataagaattaaaaaagaacTTTTAAAAAACATTTCGGAGGTTTATCTATCCATATATGAATTCGAtcaagaaaataaaa gaaataaaaataaatctaGTGAAAAGGAAGAAcatcaaaaaattattaatcaagaaaaagaaaaaataaatgagacagaaaaaaaacaaaatgatgtAGAATGCTACCTGTGTAATAATTGTAAAGGATTg GCTGAATTACAATGCTCACAGTGTAAAAAAACCTATTACTGCTCAAAGGAATGTCAG ATGAAAGACTGGATTAATCACAGAGATGTTTGTTCAAACAACttatga
- a CDS encoding RING zinc finger protein, putative, with protein MNIDIEEEISNGNYVEINNTEVVIFRYFTMVLYVLLFFCILWFILMCVYYFRTPCEACDVFNRILVIAILIKSIAHLKITIIRIKLRHEIENDERLKNIMISLIKLFNFLTFFLSLLSLYLLHFYKNICTTNTISLKIIRIYYYFTITLYFIPLLFYISLGLFLSIIICIMINFSVDETDRIPTPEYIIKKLKVMRYEDINYIHKKRNKNGNTGVKTFIKKPSFELIIDKVKSVIIDKDNTQKNKQKKIIKSKEDKKIKKKEQKYLKGKELNAIINSNIGDENIQDMLKPLNSLPSEDNNKKKNNLEKADQGSYENIKIYDDQNNDNDDDIIISSDKDMSNESQDDTNNYSDHDNQIYNQNDDVCSICMMNYINKDDVMIMPCDKRHFFHVNCLTKWLYKSQVCPICRTNIVNCINSKNEIV; from the coding sequence TAACACGGAAGTTGTAATTTTTAGATATTTCACAATGGtcttatatgttttattatttttttgtatcttATGGTTTATCCTGATGTGTGTATACTATTTTCGAACCCCTTGTGAAGCATGTGATGTTTTTAATAGGATCCTTGTTATAgctattttaataaaaagtatAGCTCATTTAAAGATTACAATAATAAGGATAAAGCTTCGACATGAAATTGAAAATGATGaaagattaaaaaatattatgatttctttaataaagttatttaattttttaactttttttttatcattattatcattatatttacttcatttttataaaaatatatgtactaCTAATACAAtatctttaaaaataatcagaatatattattattttacaatcactctatattttatacctctattattttatatatcattaggattatttttatctattattatttgtattatgaTAAATTTCTCAGTTGATGAAACTGATAGAATTCCTACACctgaatatattatcaagAAATTAAAAGTTATGAGatatgaagatataaattatatacataaaaaacgAAATAAAAATGGTAACACAGGTGTCAAAACTTTTATTAAGAAACCATCCTTTGAATTAATCATAGACAAAGTAAAAAGTGTTATAATAGATAAGGataatacacaaaaaaataaacaaaagaaaattattaaaagtaaagaggacaaaaaaataaaaaaaaaagaacaaaaatatttaaaaggaAAAGAATTAAATGCTATTATTAATTCAAATATAGGAGATGAAAATATACAAGATATGTTAAAGCCATTAAATTCTTTACCTtctgaagataataataaaaaaaaaaataacctTGAAAAAGCAGATCAGGGTTCATATGAAAACATTAAAATTTATGATGAccaaaataatgataatgatgatgatattattattagtagtGATAAAGATATGTCAAATGAAAGTCAAGatgatacaaataattatagtGACCATGataatcaaatatataatcaaaatgATGATGTCTGTTCTATATGTATGatgaattatattaataaggaTGATGTTATGATCATGCCCTGTGATAAAAGACACTTTTTTCATGTCAACTGTTTAACTAAATGGTTGTATAAAAGTCAGGTATGTCCTATATGTAGAACTAATATTGTCAATTGTATTAattcaaaaaatgaaatagtATAA